The Phaseolus vulgaris cultivar G19833 chromosome 5, P. vulgaris v2.0, whole genome shotgun sequence genomic interval atcagaaccATTTCGAGCCTATATCCTAGCGattgtttgtgttgggcctatcgtgccacccgctatcgggccgctatcggaccacccataatatatagtcccacgcacgagttggtagtctcggcgtgagggggtgtgttggagatctcacatcgactagagattagagcctttcattgtatataagtgggtgcaaacctcaaccctataagccggttttatggggttgagttaggcttaaagtccactttgtaataggCTTATAGTATTTTATTGAAACCTTTATAAAGttcatattatattaaacaTGCATTTtgcatataaatatatatggaAGAATGAGAAAACAAATAATTATCGAAAGCACATATGTGAGCATTAAGAAGACCCGTGACACACATACTAAAACAATTAAAGTCACTAATAAATATGAAGGGGAAGTCATTGGAAATTGTTGGAAGTTTATATAAAAAGTGGCACTTTCTAAATTAAGAATGCAATTGTAAAACACTAATTTCTTTTAAGAGCGCACACACTCAATCATAATTAACGGAACTAACTTTGCAAtaatcttttatttctttttttttacttaatgtTTTCTCTGTCTCTTTACTTTCTTAGGACTGAAAATCAAATTgttcatataaatataaatgttataATTATGTGATTAAATATAGAGATATATATTTCCATAAGTAATTgtctaaaataattaaaaaacagaaaaataaattaaaattgctAGTCAATTATTAAATCCACTTTTAAACTAAAAGTGATGTGATTCATTAATAAAAGTATCCAATGTGTAATGAAAGCAGAGAGAGATGGGAGgaagaagagagaaaagaaaatccTTGTATTATTGCAATATTACTGAATATAGAAAGAATGATATATCTACTATATTTATAGAGTTTAAGGAAGTTTTATATGCACTCCGTTAACAGCCCCTGTAAACTTAGGTGGGAGGATTTATCAAACACCCTAAGTTTACACCTGAAGGAGTGAAAGGGAGAGCCAAAAATAGGCTTAGTTAAAATGTCTGCAACTTGAAATTGAGATGGTAAGTGAATGAGAGTGAGACTCTTAGCAAGTACGTGATCCCTGACAAAATGAAGGTCTAATTCAAAATGTTTAGACCTAGAATGCATGATGGGGTTTGCAGCTAGTTGAACATCACTCAAGTTGTCACAGTATAGACATGGTGTAGTGGAACTGATCCGCAACTCATTCAGAAGGGATTGAATCCAGATCATATCAGTTAAGGCAGTAGCAACACTCCTATATTCCGCCTTTGTGCTGCTGCGTGAAACAACTTTCTGCTTCTTTGAAACCCACGAAATTGGATTGAGGCCAAGGAAGATACAGTAACTGGTTGTGGATTTGCGGTCATCTAAGTTAGTAGCCCAGTTAGAGTCGCTGAAGCCCATGATGGAGTACGACAGAGAAGAACAAAGATGAAGACCATGAGACGAGGTGCCAGCTAGGTAGCGAAGAATTCGTTTCACAGCTTTCCAGTGAGACTGCTGAGGTTGGTGCATATATTGGCAAAAACGGTTGACAACAAAGGACAATTCTGGTCTAGTGATGGTAACGTATTGTAAGGCACCCACGATAGAGCGAAAAAACGTAGGATCCTCAACCGATGTGGAGCCATCAACAGTAAGGCGAAGGGAAGAAACCATGGGTGTGGGTTGAGGTTTAACATGGAGCATATCGATGCGGTGTAATAGATGACGAATGTAGTTTGACTGAGAGAGATGCAGGGAAGTATTGGCATGCCAGGTGACTTCAACTCCTAAAAAGTAGTGCAAACGACCGAGATCCTTTAGGGCAAAGTGAGAGCTGAGTTGTGTGATAAACTGTTGCACCAAGGTATGCGAACTACCAGTTACCaagatgtcatcaacatagatgaGAATAAACAATGTTGCAGTAGTAGTGAAACGGGTGAATAGGGAAGTATCACTCTTGGAAGGTAGGAAACCCATATTGAGAAGAGTGAGAGACAGTTTCTAGAACCAAGAGTGTGGTGCTTGTTTAAGACCATAGATGGCTTTGTGTAAACAACAGACTTGAGATGAATTGTTGAAAGAAAATCCCGGAGGTTGTTGCATGTAAACCGGTGAATTAAGCTCACCATGCAGGAAGACATTGTTGATGTCAAGCTGGTGAATGGGCCAACATGAAGAGAGAGCAATGGTAAGCACAATACGAATGGTGGTTTGCTTGATAACCGGACTGAAGGTGTCAGAAAAGTCAAGGCCTTCACGTTGGTGGAATCCTTTGGCGACAAGACGGGCTTTGTACCGTTCAAGAGAACCATCAGCGTTGAACTTTCTCTTGAAAACCCACTTGCATCCAACCAGATTAGCGTTGGGAGGCAGCGAAGTCAATGTCCACATGTTGTTGTGAAGGAGAGCATCATACTCAGTTTGCATGGCACGAAACCAAAGTGGATTAGCCATGGCTTGTTTATAATTAGAAGGTTCAGAAATATCATGAGAAATGGAGGTATGAAATAATTTAGCTTTGGAAATACCTGCTTTGGCATGAGTGAGCATGAGATGAGTGTTAGTAGTTGGTGCAAGAGGAGGCTCGGTAGGGAAGACAGGAGATGGAATCGAAGGTAGAGGGGACTCCGTGAGACGTGGGGAAGTGGGGATGGAGGTATGAGGAGCGGGAGTAGTGGCATGAGGAATGGAAACAACAGTGAGAGGTGCAGtagaagaaacaaaaaaatcataaatatcaGAAGTGGAATGATGAAGAAAAAGGTTAGCTGAGAGAGAATAAGGAAACAAAGactcattaaataaaacattgcATGAAACATGAAGTTTACCACTAGTAGTGAGGCAAAGGTAACCTCTCCTGTGAGGATCGTAGCCAAGAAACAGACATAAGGAGGAATGAAAATCAAATTTGTGTTGGTTATAAGGGCGCATCAGAGGATAACAGGCACACCCAAAAGCTTTAAGAAACTTATAGTTAGGTTTAATAGCAAAAAGCGTTTCATAGGGACTAAGATCATTTAAAACAAGAGTAGGTAAAATGTTGATAATGTGAACAACAGAGGTAAACGCTTCAGCCTAATAAGTGAGAGGAAGAGAAGCACTAGCAAGAAGAGCAAGACCAGTTTCAACAATGAGACGATGTTTTCTTTCTACAAAACCATTTTGTTGGTGTGTGTGTGGGCAAGTGAGACGGTGATCAATACCAAAACAACGCAATGTCTTTGTTAAAGCAAGAAATTCTTTTGCATTATCACTTTGAAGAGCTTTGATAGAAAACCCAGTTTGTTTTTCAGCAAACAATTTAAACTATAAAAAGACAACAGTAACTTTAGATTTAGAGTGAAGAAGATAGAACCAAGTAAACTGAGAGAAGGCATCAAGAAAAGCAATGTAATATAACGAACCATTTGTGGAGGGAGTATGTGAGGGACCCCATATATCAACAAAAACAAGTTGTAACGGTGCATTGTAAGAAGTTAAAGAGCGAGAAAAAGGTAATTGGTGGGCTTTAGATTTAGTGCAGGCATCACAGAAAgcaacatttttattatagataATATTCTGTAAATGCATAATATGATGAACAACACGAGATGAAGCATGTCCAAGACGTTGGTGCCAAATATCATAATTGTTCAGCAAAGAACTAGTAGAAGCAGTATGAACAGCAGGGTGCATATGAACAGAGGGTGGCATAGATTGTTGTAAATGTGGAAAAACATAAAGACCATCATGAATTTTTCCTTGGAGAAGAGTCTCTCTTGTAACCTGATTTTTGACAAAATAGTGATCAACAAAGAATTCAAAAAACACCCCATTATCACGGGCAAACTGTGAGACACTGATAAGATTTTTATTAACAGAAGGCACATGAAGAAGATTATGTAGTTTGAAAGAGTGAAAGGAGTTGGAGGAAGAAAGAAAGGCAGATCCAAAGTCACGAATGGGCATACCTGAACCATTACCGAGTTGAACAAATTCATTACTAGTGTACGTGTTGGTGGAGGAGAAAACACAAGGGTCATGGGTTATGTGATGGGTGACACCAGTGTCGGGATACCACAAGGGATCTTGAACAGTTGAAGGAGTGCCCAAGATGGAAGGTTCAGAATGATCAGGATTTGAAGACGACGAAAAGAAGGTTGCATTAGCAGAAATCTGTGAAGGCCCCTTGATATCAGAACGAGTCCAGCAAGTGAGAGTCGTGTGACCATATTTGAAGCAGAGCTGACATTGGACTCGGGCAGGAGCGGTGGAAGAAGATTGATCAGTCCAGGGAGGGTGTGGGCCACGAGGAGATTGATACCTTTTGGTGTTGGTATGGGACCTGAAGAACCCGCGACCATCACGCACGTTATGGCCACGAAAAGCAGAAGTGGAGGAAGGTGAAGGGGTCCAGTTGTTGTAAGCAACATTAGCTTGGGCAAGAGAGTTCTCAAGAGACTGGTGTTTCTCGAACCGTTCTTCTTGAGCAAAAAACAGAAACTCAATATCCTCAATGGTGTAGGGATCAAGCCGTGAGGTAATGGACGTGATAAAAGCATCATACTCTTCAGGAAGACCATCCAAGACAACATCGATGTGGTCTTCAGCCGTGATAGCAGAACCAGTGGCAGCAAGAGAGTCCACCACTTTCTTGACATCAATAAGGTAGGCAAAGATGGAGCGGTCACGTTTAGGGGTTTTGAGCAGGAGCTTGAGTTTTCGAATTTTGGCACGAGTGTGGGAAGCGTAGTAGACGTTTAACTTGTCCCATATGAGATAAGCAGATCGTAATCCAACCATTTGTGTAAGAATTGAAGGGGACATAGAAGCAAGAAGCCAAGCAACAAGCAAATTATCTCGTTGCTTGTGAAGAAGAAAGGCAGGGTTGACGGTGGTGCCAAACAGAAACCGAGAAGGGGTGAGGGGAGATTCCAAGAACGAAAGAAGGTTGAGTCCCTCTACCTGAGCAAGAATTTGTTGGCTCCAAACCAGAAAATTATCATCCGTTAATTTGAGAGAAAGGGCATTGGAAAAAGTGTGAAACTGAACGGGAGATGGGAGGGAAGACACGATTGGAGCAGAGGTggaagaggatgaagaagacATGGCTGGAAAAAAAAGGCTTTGTATACCATGTAATGAAAGCAGAAAGAGatgggtgcaagaagagagaaaagaaaacccTTGTATTATTGCAATATTACTGAATACAGAAAGAAGGATATATCTactatatttataaagtttaaggAAGCTTTATATGCACTCCGTTAACAAAAAGAAAACCCAACATTGCATACTTTCATGCTTGTGGCTATTCTTGTTACATCCTTAATACCAAGGACCAAATTGATAAATTTGACTCCAAGGTAGATAAATGAACATTTCTTGATTACTCCAATAGTTCAAggcttatagagtgtataactCTCATACCTTGATCATAGAAGAAACCGTAAATGTAAAGTTTGACAATTTCTCTTAAACTGATAGGAGACTATCAGATATTTACCTAAACTTTGTATATCTTTGCATTGACAAGACATACAAAAGAAAATCATCAGACGAAACTAAAGAGTCACACGTAGCTGAAGTTTCAAGTAAAGGTCCACAGATTTGTCAAACCCTTCAAAAGGAGTGGATATATGTTTCATCTCATCCTCAAGATGAAATCTCAAGAGAAAGGAAGAAAGCGTAAGAAACATATAATCTTTTAGAGATGAAGCTACTATAGCCTTGGTCTCTCAAgtagaaataaataatatagaGAAAGTTTTGGCAGACGAAGATTGAATTCCAGCCATAGGAGAACTCAGACTTTGGTGCctcattttatttaaacaaagtGTGGTTGGAACAAGATGGATCTTTAGAAACAAGTTAGAAGAAGACAATGATGTGATAAGAAATAATTAGATTGACATTCCAGGACAAttaacaaaagaagaagaaggatatatatattttattgaaaccTTTATAAAGttcatattatattaaacaTGCATTTtgcatataaatatatatggaAGAATGAGAAAACAAATAATTATCGAAAGCACATATGTGAGCATTAAGAAGACCCGTGACACACATACTAAAACAATTAAAGTCACTAATAAATATGAAGGGGAAGTCATTGGAAATTGTTGGAAGTTTATATAAAAAGTGACACTTTCTAAATTAAGAATGCAATTGTAAAACACTAATTTCTTTAAGAGCGCGCACACACTGATAATTAACGGAACTGACTTTGCAAtaatcttttatttctttttttttacttaatgtTTTCTCTGTCTCTTTAGTTTCTTAGGTCAACTTTTATTAACTGAAAATCAAATTGtccatataaatataaatgttataATTATGTGATTAAATATAGAGATATATATACTTTCATAAGTAAttgtctaaaaaaattaaaaaacagaaaaataaattaaaattgctagtcaattatttaaaatccacttttaaactaaaaatgacgtgattcattaataaaagtctccaatgttattattattattatttgggTTGTCATACATGAATAGAAATGCAGGAGTTGAGAGACAGCATGGTATTCTCCTAGATAGATGCCTCCCTAAGATATTCCAATTGTAGGGACAAAAATTGAAGTCAAGTACTTTTATAAAGATCTCTAATAACATAAGCATAATGAGAAGAACATTGGAAGGGACCAAGTTTTTGACCCTCAAAGGCTGTGAAATGGAACAACATATATGGTCCTTTTGCATTAAATAGTTTCCTACACCAAAGAAGATGACAAAGAATAAGCACAAGGGAAATTCCATGGTCAAATCATGGATTAAGCCTGTGATCAATTTTGCAGCAAAGTGGCTCAACAACAGGGACATCAACCATTTTTACATGCATCTCATATTTGAATGAGGGGTGCTTATTACAACTTCTTCTCCTCAGTGCTTCAACTCTGACCAACCACTGCATCTACGCAATCATTGTTATTCCTTTTATTCCACTCcaatattatttgtttataatttttttagttagtacaaatttattatattcaagattttttcaaatcttaaataaatttaatattttattaaaaagttagattttaaatctaatttaatcttatataatctatttataaaaaaaaatttgcatGAAAAATTCATAAGACTcatctatatattataaaaagatgtatttatttgtgtttttctaaacaattttaagtaaaatacataaatttctgtttttttttctgtaatacattcttttaaaataaaattttctttaatttttttcataaatcttattatcttattttttttaaaagtactATTTTAATTACTAACAAACTTACGTATATAATTGTAACGATATCTTTAAGTGAAgcaattattatttatagtacTATGAggtctaatttaattaaaagtgtACAACCTCGGACAAACTAGATAGTCTCTGGTGCCCTCACCCAGAAATGATTAGTTTATTGATTgcagaaaaatattaaaatatttctaatcACAATTTTATATCACCTGATTATATTTAAtaccatttaaaaataatagttttttttttttacttaaatgaattttaaaacttttgatgttGTTGTAAGTTATGCTATTTTAAATAATGtagttatgaaaaaaaaaattacatttatatTACTAAGCCACAAATGTCATTTTCACTGTGTAGTTTACTAGATTCTTAAAAAAATCGTATTATACTTTGAATACTTAATAGATATTGTATGTTTTTTTGTTCTTGGTGGTCAATGATTGAAGGATACGAAAAGCATTCAATACTTTATATTTCTAATATAAAAGCTCCGTAAAGCTTATAAACAACACTTCTCTATTTGTAACTGCACTTGTTGTGGTGCATATTCGGTGTGCCACATTGTTAAATAGAATATGAAAACAAACACATTTAAAGAGAAAAGAGATAGGTATATGAATTTTAGCTGAGGAATTGAAAGTAATTAATGAAAAACCAAAACCTTTTAAGCCCATTTGGCCAATAGTGACATGCAACCTGAGCCTAAAAGAAGGGATATATTTGCCCCTAGTTGGAGCTTCAAATTTTTCTGCAATCTTGGGTTCATAAAATCTGCTGCTAAAAGATCAACCAGTGCCATGTAAATCAAAATCCCAGCAGAAGCAGAATTGAACACCCCTTCAACAGTTAAAGCAGTAGGGCTATTCTCTTTATAAGCACTTGACACCCCCATTCCAATTGCTATACCAATTGGGGTTGTTAGGGAGAAAAAAGTTGCCATAATTGCTGTAGACTTGGATTCAAACTCTGCCTGTCACAATTAATTTAGCTTTATTTAACATTCATTAGAAGGGTGTGTATAATAACATATAGATCaggtattttttttctcttctttatgAACCTAGGAACCAACTTTAAAGCTTTTGTGAATAGTTTAATGTTATAATCAGTTAAAAGCATGTCTTTAGTTTACCTGTGACTGTTTggtctttgtctttttcttctaAGTAAAAAGGTTAGATGAAAATATGAGGATGTTGTCATCATGGCAACATTTTACAACCCCTTCTGCTTCCAAACTCAAAAGAAACCACTTTTCTCTTCTGCTTCAAATTTGTTCATATTAGTTAATCCATTCAGCTTAGTCTTTTAGGTGTTTCTTTTCCTAAACCCTATGAATGATTTGATAACACAAGGAAGAGATTGGAAATTTTGTTCATTGAAGATGAAAAGAGGGTCTTAATGATTTTATAAGGAGCATGTAAGATTTATGAAACTATATGAAGCCAATTGCAATACCTGAGATATGCAGCCACCAAGACCCATCCCCTCAAAAAATTGATGGAAAGAAAGGGCCACCAGAAGAGGCTTTATGGTATCAATGCTCCCTGCAGTTCCCAATGATATTCCAATTATCACTGAGTGGACCACAATTCCTATCTCCAACACCTGGAACACAATTCAATAATTTAAACTCAACAATACTTCTACCACAAAACACTCCAAAtccaacatatatatataaaaaaaacaggtTGCGTATCAACAACTTAGAACATGTTTTGGTGctcttatttgtttttttttcagttcAATCCTATTGTGAATTGAGTTTGTTTCCAAGCTTGTAGtttgaaatgaaagaaaagagagtTACCTTTGCAAAACTCATcagtttataaaatgaaaactaaatCAAGTTAAAGTTTACTTTCAAACATGTACTAATTGATCTTACTTGTGATATGATGCGCTGCCTAATTAGTTCAGATGTTTCTGCATCCTCAGAGGACACAGCTGATCCATGAGCATGGCCATGTGTGGCATGAGTGTGAACATGTATGTGACCAGCATGTTCATCTCCGATTTCCTCATCAGCAGGAACCTGCTTTGAGGGATTAAAATGTTGTCTGTGGTAGAACCCTGTGGCAAATGAGTCCACCATTAAGGTACCTATTGAGGACATCATGGCAACAAATCCAGTGAAGGGGAACTTGCCCCATGGATTATCCTTAAGGCAAGGTGAAGTCAAGCTTTCATAAGCATCAGGAAGTATGTGGACAAACCCTGTTGCAAGAATCACCCCTGCAGCAAAGGCCTTAACCATGAAGAATATGTCATTCTTGGGATTAAGAGTAGGGATTCTTCTGCTCAGCAATGGGAGACTCACCCCAAGGGCCCCAGCAACAAGCACAGAAGCAATCGAGCCAAGTTTGTAGTGGAGCATTTCACTTGAGTCACTCCTTTTGGCCTCATCTGTGTCACATGTGCAATCTCCTAAGGCCAGGGTTGGCAAGAGAAGCACAAATGGGACAAAGAACAAGTTTGAGATGGTGTTTGAAGAAGCTTCAAAGTTTATCATTTGAAGGAAATTGGGATTGTAACAAGTGAAGGAAGAGAGAAGGTAGTGTAAGAAGTAGTGGTGCTAGGTGTATGAGTCTTTGAGATGTTTTAATGATTGTTATTTAAAAGAAGGAAAAGTGAAGTTTGTACATTAATATGATGAGATCTAAGattgaacatatatataaaagacAAAAGGGGAGAAAATAAAAGCCACTCTGAGAGGCTCAAAACGTGAGCATCTTAAACAACCAATGACACCATATTCAACCATAAATCTGGTGAAcactctttttttcttcttccataGACCACACAAGGATTTTCTATGTTAAGTAATTAagtcaaattataaaaaaaagactcATTTTGACTGcataaacacattttttttctattttataaaattaacgaCTTTGGTCCTCCTATTTCAAATTGAGACATTTGATGCTcccttatttaaaaaaaaatcaaaattttatcttATCCTCAATTTTACATGTTTTATTGAaaggaaaaaattataatatttttctctaACAGGCAACAAAAATACTTTCACTTATAAATAAGagaaacaacataaaaaaaacttttttttttcttaatagttTTTTTGAGTTGATCAAAATCCTTCCAATCTCCTAAGATTTACATTAGTAAGagattacattttaaaaaaaatattagactTTACATTGATAAACGATTTAGTCTATATGTCACATAATCACCATTTCATCTAAACTTATTGAAATGATTGCATTTGCTTCTTACAACATATCTCTCCAAAACAAATACCCTTATCTCGAACTccaatgaaaaaaataagtctttctctttcaatttttctttcaagtactaaaataataataaataaataattttactatAGAAAATGCTGTAATTCTCTTATAAATAAGAAATTCTCTTCTCGCAATTTGAACTTAATGatcaattaaaatatacaaGAATAAAACagttaaataacataaaatctGGACGTTTACATATAATTGGTATACAAGTTGCAGAATTCTTTTATTTACAAAGAAAACACAGAGGAATGGATGCAATTTGTTCCAGGATTGAATTGAGCTAGGCTAATTCTCCCTACAACAGATCAATTTTGATATACAccgataatttatttttaaactccaAATTGCTCTTGT includes:
- the LOC137836170 gene encoding uncharacterized mitochondrial protein AtMg00810-like, with protein sequence MGFLPSKSDTSLFTRFTTTATLFILIYVDDILVTGSSHTLVQQFITQLSSHFALKDLGRLHYFLGVEVTWHANTSLHLSQSNYIRHLLHRIDMLHVKPQPTPMVSSLRLTVDGSTSVEDPTFFRSIVGALQYVTITRPELSFVVNRFCQYMHQPQQSHWKAVKRILRYLAGTSSHGLHLCSSLSYSIMGFSDSNWATNLDDRKSTTSYCIFLGLNPISWVSKKQKVVSRSSTKAEYRSVATALTDMIWIQSLLNELRISSTTPCLYCDNLSDVQLAANPIMHSRSKHFELDLHFVRDHVLAKSLTLIHLPSQFQVADILTKPIFGSPFHSFRCKLRVFDKSSHLSLQGLLTECI
- the LOC137834979 gene encoding zinc transporter 1, whose product is MINFEASSNTISNLFFVPFVLLLPTLALGDCTCDTDEAKRSDSSEMLHYKLGSIASVLVAGALGVSLPLLSRRIPTLNPKNDIFFMVKAFAAGVILATGFVHILPDAYESLTSPCLKDNPWGKFPFTGFVAMMSSIGTLMVDSFATGFYHRQHFNPSKQVPADEEIGDEHAGHIHVHTHATHGHAHGSAVSSEDAETSELIRQRIISQVLEIGIVVHSVIIGISLGTAGSIDTIKPLLVALSFHQFFEGMGLGGCISQAEFESKSTAIMATFFSLTTPIGIAIGMGVSSAYKENSPTALTVEGVFNSASAGILIYMALVDLLAADFMNPRLQKNLKLQLGANISLLLGSGCMSLLAKWA